The proteins below are encoded in one region of Hordeum vulgare subsp. vulgare chromosome 3H, MorexV3_pseudomolecules_assembly, whole genome shotgun sequence:
- the LOC123443638 gene encoding probable protein phosphatase 2C 3, with translation MSSSSAAEQHRHHAVGGGELVPLGALIKEESRTERQAVTRSRICAREDGGVGGEVGEVETRRPLLRYGCAAQSKKGEDFFLLRTDCARPSTSSSSSTTSHPPTFAVFAVLDGHNGDAAAIYTRDNLLNHVLSAMPRGLSREEWLHSLPRGLVAGFVKTDKEFQTKGQTSGTTATFVIIDGWTITVASVGDSRCILDAQGGAVSLLTVDHRLEENVEERERVTASGGEVGRLSVVGGAEIGPLRCWPGGLCLSRSIGDIDVGEFIVPVPYVKQVKLSNTGGRLIIASDGIWDALSSDTAAKCCRGLPAELAAKQVVKEALKTRGLKDDTTCVVVDIIPSDQTIRPLSPPKKMNKLKSLIFRKKTKDQPNKLTKQLSSAGMVEEIFEEGSAILSERLGNDSGSWRTSSSLFTCAICQAGLEPSEGTSVHVGSVFSSSSKPWEGPFLCSDCRDKKDAMEGKRPSGVKVL, from the exons atgtcgtcgtcgtcggcggcggAACAGCATCGCCACCATGCCGTAGGCGGCGGCGAGCTAGTGCCGCTCGGGGCTCTCATAAAGGAGGAGTCCCGCACCGAGCGGCAAGCAGTCACTCGGAGCAGGATCTGCGCGCGTGAGGATGGAGGAGTAGGAGGGGAAGTTGGGGAGGTGGAGACGCGGCGGCCACTGCTACGCTATGGGTGCGCcgcgcagtccaagaagggggagGACTTCTTCCTCCTCAGGACCGACTGCGCGCGCCCCTCTACTTCCTCGTCCTCTTCCACCACCTCGCATCCCCCCACCTTCGCCGTTTTCGCC GTTCTTGACGGGCATAACGGCGATGCCGCCGCAATATATACAAGGGACAATCTGCTCAATCATGTCCTGAGTGCGATGCCACGGGGACTTTCCCGGGAGGAGTGGTTGCATTCTCTGCCCCGTGGGCTTGTCGCAGGGTTCGTCAAGACCGACAAGGAATTCCAAACCAAAG GCCAAACTTCGGGCACAACTGCCACATTTGTGATAATCGACGGCTGGACTATCACTGTTGCTTCAGTGGGCGATTCTCGCTGTATTTTGGATGCTCAGGGTGGGGCTGTTTCTTTGCTTACAGTTGATCACCGACTAGAAGAAAATGTCGAGGA GAGGGAGCGTGTCACAGCGAGTGGAGGTGAAGTTGGAAGGCTTAGTGTGGTTGGTGGAGCAGAG ATTGGTCCACTGCGATGCTGGCCAGGAGGTTTGTGCCTATCCAGATCCATTGGAGACATAGATGTTGGTGAATTTATTGTACCTGTTCCTTATGTCAAGCAAGTGAAG TTGTCAAATACTGGTGGGAGGCTTATTATTGCTTCAGACGGCATTTGGGATGCATTGTCCTCAGATACAGCTGCAAAGTGTTGCAGAGGGTTGCCTGCTGAACTCGCTGCCAAGCAAGTAGTTAAG GAGGCACTCAAGACAAGGGGCCTAAAAGATGACACGACATGTGTCGTTGTTGACATAATCCCATCTGATCAAACGATACGCCCTCTATCTCCACCAAAAAAGATGAATAAGTTGAAGTCTCTGATTTTTAGGAAAAAAACAAAGGACCAGCCCAATAAATTGACTAAGCAGCTTTCTTCAGCGGGTATGGTTGAAGAGATATTTGAAGAAGGTTCAGCGATACTCTCAGAGAG GTTGGGCAATGACTCAGGTAGTTGGAGAACATCGTCAAGCTTGTTTACATGTGCCATCTGCCAGGCAGGTCTTGAACCAAGTGAAGGTACATCAGTTCATGTAGGTTCAGTATTCTCTTCGAGCTCCAAGCCATGGGAAGGCCCTTTCCTTTGTTCTGATTGCCGTGACAAGAAGGATGCCATGGAAGGTAAACGACCTAGTGGCGTGAAAGTACTGTGA